The region CGCCGACGACGTCCTGGGCTTCGGCTTCGAGCATGTGGTGGTGGCGACCGGCGCCCGCTGGCGCGGCGACGGCGTCGGCCACCAGCACACCAGGCCAGTGCGGTTCGAGGCGCCGATCCTCACCCCCGACGATCTGATGGAGGGAAAGCGCCCCGTGGGCCGCACCGTCGTGGTCTGGGACGACGATCACTACTACATGGGCAGTGTCCTGGCCGAACTGCTGGCCGGCGAGGGTTACAGCGTGACCTATGTCACCCCGGCGGCGGAGGTCGCAACCTGGACCCGCGCCACCATGGAGCAGCATTTCATTCAAGCCCGCCTGATCGAAACAGGCATCGCCATCCGCACCGGCCTGACCCTGACCGCGGCGGCCAATGGCGAGGCCCAATTCGCCTGCATCTACACGAGGCGCCCCAGCACGCTGCCCTGCGACGCGATCATCCCCGTCACCGGCCGCCTGCCCAACGAATCCCTGTTCCTGGCCCTTGATGCGCACCGTGCCAACTGGCGCGACGCCGGCATCCTCTCCGTCACCGCCATCGGCGACGCCCGGGCGCCGGCCACCATCGCCCACGCCGTCCACGCCGGCCGGCGCTTCGCCGAGGAACTCGATGCCCCGCCCATCACCGGCGACACCGTCCCCTTCAAACGGGAAATCGCCGGCCTGGAGGACTGGTAACCTCAGCCATCATCCCGGCTTGAACTGGAATGACAATGAAGGGTGCCGTAACCTCGGTCGTCATCCCGGCGGAGGCCGGGATCCACTGTCGTGGCGCACTGGGACAGACCCGTATCGCCCCTGCTGTGGATCCCCGCCTCCGCGGGGATGACGATGGGGGATGGGCGTTCAGCCCCGCCGCGCCTTCTTCAATTCCGCATAGAGCGCATCGGCACTCCGCGGGGCGGCGCCGGCCTCCGCCTTGCGGACCAGTTCGATCACCCGGGCGTTGACCGGTGCACGCCGCCCCAGGCGCTGGGCCAGCACAAGCAATTCGCCGTTCAGGTAATCGACCTCGGTCTTGCGACCCGACGCCAGGTCCTCGGCCATCGAGGAGCGGGCGTGGCGGTCGATGCGGGGCATGCCGCCGCGGGCCGCGACCCGGCGGAACAGCCCGTCGGGCAGGGAAAAGACATGAGGCAGCAGCCACATGGGCACCGCCGCGAACTGGGCCGGTTTGATCCCGGCGCGCCTGAGCAGGGACAGCGCCTCGGACTGGCACAGAGCGACGGACCGGCGGTAGTTGCGCTGGGCGATCTGGGCCGCCAGGGGCACGCCGGCCAGGGCGTTGACGGCATTGTTCAGGTTGATCAGCAGCTTGCCCCACAGCACCGCCGCCATGTCGGCGCGCAGGCCCACGGCCAACGCCGCGGCGGCGAACAGCGGGACATAGGGCGCGATGGCCGGGCTGTCCTCGATCAGGATCACGCCGCTGGTGCCTTGGTGATAATGGCCGGGGCCGGGCTGGGCCACGTTGTAGGGCACCATGCCGGCCAGCACCGTGCGGCCGGGCAGGGCGGCACGCAGCCGGTCGGCGTTGGAGACACCGTTCTGCAGGCTCACCACCACGGCATCCGGCCTGGCGAATTGCGCGATCTGAAGGGCGGCGTCCTCGGTGGCCGGGCTCTTCACGCACAGCAGGATCAGGTCGGCCTGGCCCAGGGCGGCGGGATCCTCGGCCAGGTTCAGCCGGTCGGCCGCAATCCGCCGGTCGCCGCCTTCCAGGTCGGTCAGGTGCAGGCCGTGCGTTCGCAGGTCCGCCAGCACCCGGCCCCGGCCGATCAGCACCACATCGGCCCCGCCGGCCGCCAGCCGCCCGCCGACATAGGTCCCGATCAGCCCCGCGCCCAGGACCGCGATCCGCCTCGTTGTCTCGCCCATCTCTTGTTCCTTGATCCCGCCCTATGCTTGCCTTGTAGCAGGCATCAGGCCAGAAGATTGTCGCCTGATTGACAATGTGGGGGGAGGGGCCATGGATATCGTCATGCAGCCGGTCGGCCAGGTGCGCGGCGGGCGCAACGTGCCGGAAGATGACGACTGGGGCCGAAGCCGGGCGGCGATCGCCCTCGACCCCAGCCGATTCGGGCCCGAGGCCCTGGCCGGCCTGGAGAGCTTCAGCCATGCCGAGATCGTCTATCTCTTCGACCGGGTGGGCGACGACGAGATCACCCTGGGTGCCCGCCACCCCCGCGGCCGCACCGACTGGCCGAAAATCGGCATCTTCGCCCAGCGCGGCAAGAACCGGCCCAACCGCATCGGCGTCTCCGTCTGCCGGATCGTCGCCGTCGACGGCCTGCGCCTGGAGGTCGAGGGGCTGGACGCGATCGACGGCACCCCGGTCCTGGACATCAAGCCGGTGATGTCCGGCTTTGCCCCGCGCGGCGCGCTCCACGAACCCGACTGGGCACGCGAGATCATGGCGGAATACTGGTAACCTCAACCATCTCGCCGCAAGAACACGTTCCCTCTCCCCGCTTGCGGGGAGAGGGCTAGGGTGAGGGGTGTCGGGGCCACGCCGGACAGCAGGCGCCTTGGCCCCGACCCCTCACCCCGGCCCTCTCCCCGCAAGCGGGGCGAGGGAGCAAGGTCACCCCTTCGCCAGTACCGGCACCCCGCTTGTCGTGGGCAGGCAGCCCAGGCCGTCCAGCGTGTGGCGCACCGCCTCGTCGATCGGGGTGTGCGGCTCGATGCCCAAAAAACGGACCAGCTTGGTGTTGTCCAGGCGGAAGGGCCGGCGCCACAGGTAGGACATCTCGACCATCTCCCGGAACAGTTCCATGAAGGGCTGGGCCAGGCGCACCACGATCCAGGGGAACCGGCGGATCGGCAGGTCGGGCCTGCCCACCA is a window of Oleomonas cavernae DNA encoding:
- a CDS encoding 2-dehydropantoate 2-reductase, with amino-acid sequence MGETTRRIAVLGAGLIGTYVGGRLAAGGADVVLIGRGRVLADLRTHGLHLTDLEGGDRRIAADRLNLAEDPAALGQADLILLCVKSPATEDAALQIAQFARPDAVVVSLQNGVSNADRLRAALPGRTVLAGMVPYNVAQPGPGHYHQGTSGVILIEDSPAIAPYVPLFAAAALAVGLRADMAAVLWGKLLINLNNAVNALAGVPLAAQIAQRNYRRSVALCQSEALSLLRRAGIKPAQFAAVPMWLLPHVFSLPDGLFRRVAARGGMPRIDRHARSSMAEDLASGRKTEVDYLNGELLVLAQRLGRRAPVNARVIELVRKAEAGAAPRSADALYAELKKARRG
- a CDS encoding SAM-dependent methyltransferase: MDIVMQPVGQVRGGRNVPEDDDWGRSRAAIALDPSRFGPEALAGLESFSHAEIVYLFDRVGDDEITLGARHPRGRTDWPKIGIFAQRGKNRPNRIGVSVCRIVAVDGLRLEVEGLDAIDGTPVLDIKPVMSGFAPRGALHEPDWAREIMAEYW